In a genomic window of Glycine max cultivar Williams 82 chromosome 13, Glycine_max_v4.0, whole genome shotgun sequence:
- the LOC100817205 gene encoding transcription factor MYB17, translating into MGRMPCCEKVGLNKGPWKTEEDEKLVAYVERHGPGNWRSVPAKAGLQRCGKSCRLRWINYLNPNIKRGSFSLEEHRTIVQLHSLLGNKWSIIAAHLPKRTDNDIKNYWNTNIKKGLIGKGLDPLTYKPIKSNTFQAYGGNFLDPSIDTTNMNHVAQSESAQIEAEARESMLQFGSLPSHLPGLILSKIPTQPFPSSASLLTQRINTTYDMYALVLATNHLDLHPPPFTDPESFPSRKLLPSVSTSVGQSTDPESSLSYDGIGYNMIDNSSSQMQMTMECYATNFEDDDVMIALEAFGIARFEGIQELFDGPTTMEDLINESFERDV; encoded by the exons ATGGGAAGGATGCCATGCTGTGAGAAGGTAGGGTTGAACAAAGGACCATGGAAAACCGAAGAAGATGAGAAGCTCGTGGCTTATGTTGAAAGGCATGGCCCTGGAAACTGGCGTTCAGTGCCTGCCAAAGCGG GTCTTCAAAGATGTGGCAAGAGTTGTAGACTGAGGTGGATCAACTACCTAAACCCTAATATCAAACGAGGAAGCTTCAGCTTGGAGGAACATCGCACCATTGTTCAACTCCACTCTCTTCTCGGAAACAA ATGGTCAATCATAGCCGCGCACCTGCCCAAGAGAACTGACAACGACATCAAGAACTACTGGAACACCAACATCAAGAAAGGACTCATCGGAAAGGGCTTAGATCCCCTTACCTACAAACCAATAAAATCCAACACTTTTCAAGCCTATGGTGGTAATTTCCTTGACCCTTCCATTGACACCACCAATATGAACCATGTGGCTCAATCGGAGAGTGCTCAAATCGAAGCCGAAGCAAGAGAATCTATGTTGCAATTTGGATCTCTCCCTTCACATCTCCCTGGGCTAATCTTAAGCAAAATCCCAACTCAACCTTTTCCTTCATCAGCTTCTCTATTAACCCAACGCATTAATACAACATATGACATGTATGCCCTCGTGCTTGCGACGAATCATCTTGACCTTCATCCACCACCATTCACTGACCCTGAAAGCTTCCCTAGTAGGAAGCTTCTTCCTTCAGTCTCTACCAGTGTTGGACAATCCACTGATCCTGAAAGCTCACTCTCTTATGATGGTATTGGTTATAATATGATAGACAATAGTAGTAGTCAAATGCAAATGACGATGGAATGTTATGCGACAAactttgaagatgatgatgttaTGATAGCTCTAGAAGCATTTGGAATAGCAAGGTTTGAGGGCATTCAAGAATTGTTTGACGGGCCCACTACCATGGAAGATCTAATCAATGAATCTTTTGAAAGAGATGTGTAG